The sequence TTCGCGTACATCTTCTTTTTTAGTGAGCATTTCCATGAAACTGCGGGTAACGGCAATGGATTTTTTTGGAGAAGGAGTGTCAAGCTCCAATTGGCGAATTCCCTTTAATTCATTAATCATCCTTACCCCATGAATTCCCATGACTTTACGAACCCACATTTCGGGCTTTTGAAGCAAATCCCAGGCTTTATAAACGCCGTTGTCCTGCATTTTTACAGCCAGCCTGCGGCCGATTCCCCAAACATCACCGATATTGAGCCATTTTAAAGCTTTTTCGATTTTTTCCGGAGTGTCTAAAATATAAACTCCATCGAAGTTACCCGGGAAATCCTTCACAATTCTGTTGGCCACTTTGCACAACGTCTTCGTGGGAGCAATGCCTATGCTTACAGGAATATTGACTTCTGTTTTAATCTTATTCTTAATCTCCATACAATAGTCGTGGATGTTGATGTATTTGAAGCCTGTGAGGTTTAAAAATAATTCGTCGATGCTATACACTTCATATTCCGCAACAAATGAGCTTGCAATATCAATCACTTGTTGGCTTCTGGCATTGTACAGTTCAAATTTTGCAGAAAAACTCTTTACATCATGCTCTTTGAAAAGCTCTTTATATTTAAAAGCTGGAGCCGCCATCGGAATCCCCAGATCTTTTGCCTCTTTGCTTCGGGACACAACACATCCATCGTTGTTGGAAAGTACCACAACGGGTTTGCCTTCCAGTGTAGGATCTAAAGTCCTCTCACAGGAAACGAAAAAATTGTTACAGTCCACTAAAGCATACATGACTAAAAACTGAATGTTTCAATACACAAAATTATAACTTTTAATGTATAAAATTATGGTTAATTTAAATTTTAACACAATAATTAACACACTGATTATCATTAAGTTAAATTATTAAAAAACACGTCAAGTTTTGTCGCCTCCACTCTATATTTTTGCTTTCCAAAACACTAAAAAATTGATATGGATAAAGTAACATTACAAAGAATTGAAAGGCTTCACCCTTTGGTAAGAGAGGAAGTAAAACAGATTATTAAAGAATGTGATGAAGCACTCACCGGAAGAGCAAAAGTGAGAATAACTCAAGGGCTGAGAAGTTTTGAAGAACAGGAAAAACTCTATGCCATCGGAAGAATTACCAACGCAAAAAAAGTAACCAACGCCAAAGCCGGGCAAAGCATTCACAATTACGGATTAGCAGTCGACATTTGTATGATGATCGACGGAAAAACCGCAAGCTGGGACACCGTAAAAGACTGGGATAACGACAAGGTCGCCGATTGGTACGAATGTGTAAAAATTTTCGCAAAACACGGCTGGGACTGGGGCGGGAACTGGAAAACCTTCAAAGATCTCCCACA is a genomic window of Chryseobacterium wanjuense containing:
- a CDS encoding Y-family DNA polymerase; this translates as MYALVDCNNFFVSCERTLDPTLEGKPVVVLSNNDGCVVSRSKEAKDLGIPMAAPAFKYKELFKEHDVKSFSAKFELYNARSQQVIDIASSFVAEYEVYSIDELFLNLTGFKYINIHDYCMEIKNKIKTEVNIPVSIGIAPTKTLCKVANRIVKDFPGNFDGVYILDTPEKIEKALKWLNIGDVWGIGRRLAVKMQDNGVYKAWDLLQKPEMWVRKVMGIHGVRMINELKGIRQLELDTPSPKKSIAVTRSFMEMLTKKEDVRERVETFGMYCSERLRKQNTCCKMVTVFVQTNRFRKDLPEYRNAITQILPNPTNSSILIGRVVNELFEAIFKEGFHYKKAGVIVNDFVPEDQRLINLFEEDTQNQHLPVMKAMDAMNKKFGKDKVRLGSMSGENTYGRKQLSPEYEAFLKNNTLKEANFRFH
- a CDS encoding M15 family metallopeptidase; protein product: MDKVTLQRIERLHPLVREEVKQIIKECDEALTGRAKVRITQGLRSFEEQEKLYAIGRITNAKKVTNAKAGQSIHNYGLAVDICMMIDGKTASWDTVKDWDNDKVADWYECVKIFAKHGWDWGGNWKTFKDLPHFEKKNIVTQKGLVKTSWRTLLKMKADRDGYVIL